The Thermocladium sp. ECH_B genome includes a window with the following:
- a CDS encoding PhoU family transcriptional regulator produces the protein MVKYEPETRRVQLTGGATLIVSLPKEWTRATDLKPGDEVLVMPQPDLSLLVVPKKIDKMMAFEATLNVQDDLANKEHLERILLSYYLAGYDVFKLNFDVSTAPLKKEIKDLVRRKLTGVEVTEEGRNSLVMQNLIDIPDVKINDIVLKIVRALAGMLEDVRTALDTADKAILNDIIERDNEVDKFYWLLNRLLKRMVVSKHSMSLSGLKDPRNLLEYATINKSLERAADHVVEISYELLNMGSSYLIGIPKDLRNKLGDMTSLDNKLLNSISKAFSESITLEEINRIIDLAKSESKSSIPNIMSEISKIEIDPALSASIRTIINSLSRIGEYISDIGEAIISLIIEQSM, from the coding sequence ATAGTGAAGTATGAACCAGAAACCAGAAGAGTTCAATTAACAGGGGGCGCAACCTTAATAGTTTCCCTTCCAAAGGAGTGGACTAGGGCCACAGATCTAAAGCCGGGAGATGAAGTCCTTGTAATGCCTCAACCCGACTTATCCCTACTGGTCGTACCTAAGAAAATCGATAAAATGATGGCATTCGAGGCAACCCTAAACGTGCAGGATGATTTAGCCAACAAGGAACATCTAGAACGAATATTGCTTTCATATTACTTGGCGGGATATGATGTTTTTAAGCTAAATTTCGACGTATCAACAGCGCCACTGAAGAAGGAGATAAAAGACCTAGTTAGAAGAAAATTAACTGGAGTAGAGGTAACCGAGGAGGGCAGAAATAGCTTAGTCATGCAGAATTTAATTGATATCCCGGACGTCAAGATAAATGATATTGTTCTTAAAATAGTGAGGGCGTTGGCAGGTATGTTGGAGGATGTCAGAACAGCACTTGATACAGCGGATAAAGCGATCCTTAATGATATAATAGAGCGAGATAATGAGGTCGATAAGTTCTATTGGCTTCTTAATAGGTTACTCAAGCGAATGGTAGTTAGCAAACACTCAATGAGTCTCTCCGGTTTAAAGGATCCACGAAACCTATTAGAGTACGCCACTATAAATAAATCGCTTGAGCGAGCCGCAGATCATGTGGTGGAAATATCATATGAGCTACTGAACATGGGCTCATCATACCTAATAGGCATTCCAAAGGACCTTAGAAACAAACTTGGAGACATGACAAGTCTAGATAATAAACTACTTAATTCCATTTCAAAAGCATTCTCAGAGTCCATAACGCTTGAGGAAATCAATAGAATAATTGATTTAGCTAAGTCGGAATCTAAATCTTCCATTCCAAACATAATGAGCGAGATATCCAAGATAGAGATCGATCCCGCCCTGTCGGCCAGCATAAGAACTATAATAAACAGCCTTTCTAGAATTGGAGAATATATATCGGATATAGGGGAAGCAATAATAAGCTTAATAATAGAACAATCAATGTAA